A single region of the Pogoniulus pusillus isolate bPogPus1 chromosome Z, bPogPus1.pri, whole genome shotgun sequence genome encodes:
- the LOC135192988 gene encoding interferon beta-like, which yields MAILVQRSLLQVCITLALYIKISHPVCLFQGIKANYHNMNLLRRIGGYFSQQCVSQTTDFKFPMEITRVTAKNATVIIYEFLRQIFQLFSKNLPIHVWSTSQIEKFLNGIHQQIEELEVCLSEDQAKERNTSQTWILKSAMFSMKKYFQRITNFLQDKQYSHCSWEVTQMEFRRCLLIFDSLMKKNMS from the coding sequence ATGGCCATCTTAGTTCAGAGAAGTTTACTACAAGTTTGCATTACACTGGCATTGTACATCAAAATCTCACATCCAGTTTGCCTTTTCCAAGGAATTAAAGCGAACTACCACAACATGAACCTTCTGCGCAGAATAGGTGGCTATTTTTCTCAACAATGTGTCAGCCAAACAACTGATTTCAAGTTCCCTATGGAAATTACCAGGGTTACAGCGAAGAATGCCACAGTGATCATCTATGAGTTCCTCCGACAGATCTTCCAACTATTTAGCAAAAATCTTCCCATTCATGTTTGGAGCACAAGCCAGATTGAGAAATTCCTAAACGGAATTCATCAGCAAATTGAAGAATTAGAGGTCTGTTTGTCAGAGGACCaagcaaaagaaagaaacaccTCTCAAACATGGATCCTAAAAAGTGCTATGTTCAGCATGAAAAAGTACTTCCAAAGAATCACCAACTTCCTACAAGATAAGCAATACAGCCATTGTTCCTGGGAAGTCACCCAAATGGAATTCAGAAGGTGTCTTCTAATTTTTGACAGTCTTATGAAAAAAAACATGTCATAA